In Chryseobacterium lactis, a single genomic region encodes these proteins:
- a CDS encoding nitric-oxide reductase large subunit, whose protein sequence is MTPKKLWKWLAIVMIASFAVLLFYGNEIYRNIPPIPDKITTTTGRTLATGQDIRDGQNVWQSIGGQTVGSIWGHGAYIAPDWTADYLHRESLILLDELAKKDGKIYKNLPDDEQAKYQVLLKKELRINTYDRNKNEIVFSSERAKTQEQLALYYSRLFMNDPSMARLRDQYAIPKNTIKDSGRMAKMNAFLAWSTWVCITERPGEKVTYTNNWPHDESVGNVPPPSLHLWSGFSILLLLACIGLLVFYHARNKEEEISEELPHEDPLRNMSPTPSMRATLKYIWVVALLILVQMLAGVVTAHYGVEGSGFYGIPLDEFLPQSVSRSWHVQLAIFWIATSWLATGLYIAPAVSGHEPKYQKLGVNILFGALLIVVLGSLTGQWLGVMQKLGLVDNFLWGHQGYEYVELGRIWQILLLIGLILWLVLMVRALLPALRRKDGDRHLLLLFTLSSVAIALFYGAGLMYGRQTHMAIAEYWRWWVVHLWVEGFFEVFATVVAAFLFTRLGLLRLKSATNAVLFSTIIFLAGGILGTFHHLYFSATPTAVLALGATFSALEIVPLVLIGYEAYQNYQLSKSTRWIQAYKWPIYCFIAMCFWNFLGAGIFGFAINPPIALYYIQGLNTTAVHGHAALFGVYGILGIGLMLFMLRGLYPDRQWNDKLIGWAFWLTNIGLLVMVTISLLPIGIMQSVASIKEGYWYARSAEFMQTDIMHFLRWMRVPGDILLAAGELLLVIFIIGLKFGWSLKEKR, encoded by the coding sequence ATGACTCCTAAAAAACTTTGGAAATGGCTTGCTATAGTCATGATCGCTTCATTTGCGGTATTACTATTTTACGGAAATGAAATTTACAGAAATATACCTCCAATTCCTGATAAAATAACGACTACGACCGGAAGAACACTTGCTACCGGACAAGATATCAGGGACGGCCAAAATGTCTGGCAGTCTATCGGAGGACAAACAGTAGGAAGCATTTGGGGACATGGTGCCTATATTGCACCGGATTGGACTGCAGATTATCTCCACCGGGAATCACTTATTTTACTGGATGAATTGGCAAAAAAGGATGGAAAAATCTATAAAAACCTTCCGGATGATGAACAGGCAAAATACCAGGTATTGCTGAAAAAAGAACTTCGTATCAATACCTATGACAGGAATAAAAATGAAATTGTTTTTTCTTCTGAAAGAGCAAAGACACAAGAGCAACTGGCTCTTTATTATTCCAGATTATTTATGAATGATCCTTCCATGGCCCGCTTGCGTGATCAATATGCAATCCCGAAGAATACGATTAAAGATTCAGGAAGAATGGCAAAAATGAATGCTTTTTTGGCATGGAGTACATGGGTATGCATCACGGAACGGCCCGGAGAAAAGGTTACCTACACCAACAACTGGCCTCATGACGAATCTGTGGGGAATGTTCCTCCTCCATCACTGCATTTATGGTCCGGCTTCAGTATATTACTGCTTCTTGCCTGTATTGGTCTTCTGGTATTTTATCACGCAAGAAATAAAGAAGAGGAAATCAGTGAAGAACTTCCTCACGAAGACCCTCTCCGGAATATGAGCCCTACCCCTTCGATGAGAGCTACTTTAAAATACATCTGGGTGGTGGCACTATTAATTCTGGTTCAGATGCTTGCAGGAGTTGTCACAGCTCATTACGGTGTAGAAGGAAGTGGATTCTATGGAATTCCTCTGGATGAGTTTCTTCCACAATCGGTTTCCAGAAGCTGGCACGTACAATTGGCCATATTCTGGATTGCCACGTCATGGCTGGCTACAGGCCTTTATATTGCCCCGGCAGTTTCAGGACACGAACCCAAATATCAGAAACTTGGAGTTAATATATTATTCGGAGCTCTATTAATTGTTGTATTAGGATCTTTAACCGGACAATGGCTGGGTGTCATGCAGAAATTAGGGTTAGTGGATAATTTCCTGTGGGGACACCAGGGATACGAATATGTGGAACTGGGAAGAATATGGCAAATTCTATTACTCATCGGGTTGATTCTGTGGTTAGTTTTAATGGTGAGAGCACTTCTTCCTGCTTTACGACGTAAGGATGGCGACCGCCATTTACTCCTGTTATTCACTCTTTCTTCTGTAGCAATTGCCTTATTCTATGGTGCAGGATTGATGTATGGAAGACAAACCCATATGGCTATTGCTGAATACTGGCGATGGTGGGTGGTTCATCTTTGGGTAGAGGGGTTCTTTGAAGTTTTTGCCACTGTGGTAGCTGCATTTCTGTTTACACGACTAGGTTTATTACGGTTAAAATCAGCCACCAATGCGGTTTTATTCTCTACCATTATTTTCCTTGCAGGAGGTATTTTAGGGACTTTCCACCATTTGTACTTCAGTGCTACTCCAACTGCAGTATTGGCTTTGGGAGCGACTTTCAGTGCGCTGGAAATTGTACCACTTGTTTTAATCGGATATGAAGCATATCAAAACTACCAGCTTAGTAAATCCACCCGGTGGATTCAAGCCTATAAATGGCCGATCTATTGTTTCATTGCCATGTGCTTCTGGAACTTTCTCGGGGCAGGGATTTTCGGATTTGCAATTAATCCACCCATTGCGCTGTATTATATTCAAGGTTTAAATACAACTGCCGTTCATGGCCACGCTGCTCTGTTTGGCGTATACGGAATTCTGGGAATCGGATTAATGTTGTTTATGTTAAGAGGCCTATATCCGGACAGACAATGGAATGATAAACTCATAGGCTGGGCATTTTGGCTGACGAATATCGGATTGTTGGTGATGGTTACCATCAGTCTTCTTCCTATAGGAATTATGCAGTCTGTAGCTTCTATTAAAGAAGGATATTGGTACGCGCGCTCAGCAGAATTCATGCAGACAGACATCATGCATTTTCTAAGATGGATGAGAGTTCCCGGAGATATTTTACTGGCCGCCGGTGAGCTGTTACTGGTGATTTTTATTATCGGTCTGAAGTTTGGCTGGTCTTTAAAAGAAAAACGTTAA
- the ric gene encoding iron-sulfur cluster repair di-iron protein: MNTKTDFIGNMVAEDFRTAAIFKKHGIDFCCKGGRTIEEACSNKKLSPEKIYEELESLPGNEGSSIDFNSWPLDLLTDYIEKTHHRYVEEKTLVLQAFLDKLCKVHGNRHPELFEINTLFNESAHDLAAHMKKEELILFPFVRNMVKARISGQALPQAVFGTVENPVHMMEHDHTVEGDRFRRIAEITGEYTPPADACNTYKVAFAMLQDFENNLHTHIHLENNILFPKAIRLEKEFAVNP; encoded by the coding sequence ATGAACACAAAAACAGACTTTATCGGAAATATGGTAGCAGAAGACTTCAGAACAGCAGCTATCTTTAAAAAACATGGAATCGATTTCTGCTGCAAAGGAGGACGAACCATAGAAGAAGCATGCAGCAATAAAAAGCTAAGCCCTGAAAAGATCTATGAGGAGCTGGAATCCCTTCCGGGAAATGAAGGATCCTCCATTGATTTCAACAGTTGGCCACTGGATCTTCTGACCGATTATATTGAAAAAACACATCACCGGTATGTAGAAGAAAAAACTCTGGTTTTACAGGCTTTTCTTGATAAATTATGCAAAGTTCACGGCAACAGGCATCCTGAATTGTTTGAAATCAATACTTTGTTTAATGAGTCTGCTCATGATCTGGCAGCTCATATGAAAAAAGAAGAACTCATCCTGTTTCCCTTTGTAAGGAATATGGTTAAAGCCAGAATATCAGGTCAAGCGCTTCCACAAGCTGTTTTCGGAACTGTAGAAAATCCGGTTCATATGATGGAGCATGACCATACTGTGGAAGGAGACCGCTTCAGAAGAATTGCCGAAATCACCGGCGAATACACTCCTCCCGCAGATGCCTGCAACACATACAAAGTAGCTTTCGCCATGTTACAGGATTTTGAAAACAACCTGCATACCCATATTCACCTGGAAAATAATATTCTTTTCCCCAAAGCAATCCGACTGGAAAAAGAATTTGCTGTTAATCCTTAA
- a CDS encoding RrF2 family transcriptional regulator, translating into MFSKTCEYALRALIYIAQQSKNEGRVGIKDISKSINSPEHFIAKILQDLSRKGFVQSAKGPNGGFYMDQKNRDVSIADIVKEIDGDKLFTGCGLGLEQCSETHPCPLHDQFKSIRQNLRIMLETSKIQAFVDDLDLSVTYLKN; encoded by the coding sequence ATGTTTTCCAAAACTTGCGAATACGCCTTAAGAGCTTTAATCTACATCGCCCAGCAGTCTAAAAATGAGGGAAGAGTTGGGATTAAAGACATTTCTAAAAGCATCAATTCGCCGGAACATTTTATCGCTAAAATTTTGCAGGATTTAAGCAGAAAAGGATTTGTACAATCTGCCAAAGGTCCCAACGGGGGATTTTATATGGATCAGAAAAACCGGGACGTAAGCATTGCCGATATTGTTAAAGAAATTGACGGCGACAAACTCTTCACAGGATGTGGTCTTGGACTTGAGCAATGCTCTGAAACGCATCCGTGTCCCCTTCATGATCAGTTTAAAAGTATCAGACAAAATCTTCGCATCATGCTTGAAACTTCTAAAATACAAGCATTCGTCGATGATCTTGATTTAAGTGTAACCTATCTTAAGAATTAA
- a CDS encoding SDR family oxidoreductase, with amino-acid sequence MNIQLSSKNALVGAATQGIGAGIAIELAKCGANVTVMARNESKLQNIVSSLPVVNADQKHQYLVADFSDFENYKEIITTFFATHSIDILVNNTNGPEPGLAQDKKVEDYQKAFDLLFKTVCETTLLALPHMISQKNGRIINVSSLSVKEPIGNLALSNSIRSAVIAWAKTLSNEVAQHQVTINNILTGYFDTERIQNLINHEAQQTGKTEEEIKKARENKIPMKRLGKPEEYGHLVAFLASEYSAYLTGTSIPLDGGLNNTY; translated from the coding sequence ATGAACATTCAACTTTCTTCAAAAAACGCTTTAGTAGGAGCAGCCACTCAGGGAATAGGAGCAGGAATAGCCATTGAACTGGCAAAATGCGGAGCCAACGTTACCGTAATGGCCCGTAATGAAAGCAAACTGCAGAATATAGTATCTTCTTTGCCTGTTGTGAATGCCGATCAGAAACACCAATACCTGGTTGCCGATTTTTCTGATTTTGAAAATTATAAAGAAATTATAACGACCTTTTTTGCTACCCATTCCATCGATATTCTTGTGAATAATACCAATGGCCCGGAACCGGGACTGGCACAGGATAAAAAAGTAGAAGACTACCAAAAAGCCTTCGATCTGCTGTTTAAAACCGTTTGTGAAACCACCTTATTAGCTTTGCCTCATATGATCAGTCAGAAAAACGGCCGGATTATCAATGTTTCTTCATTGTCGGTGAAAGAACCTATCGGAAATCTGGCTCTTTCAAACTCGATCCGCTCAGCGGTCATTGCCTGGGCAAAGACATTATCAAACGAGGTGGCGCAACATCAGGTTACCATTAACAATATTCTTACAGGATATTTTGATACAGAAAGAATACAAAATCTGATCAACCACGAAGCCCAGCAAACCGGAAAGACCGAAGAAGAAATTAAAAAAGCCAGAGAAAATAAAATTCCAATGAAACGGCTGGGAAAACCCGAAGAATATGGGCATCTGGTTGCTTTTCTTGCCTCAGAATACTCAGCCTATCTTACAGGAACAAGTATTCCTTTGGATGGGGGATTGAATAATACATATTAA
- a CDS encoding glycosyltransferase family 117 protein: protein MKNWSFKKWNTVLGWFLFAIALITYLSTIEHSLSFWDCGEYISSAVKLEVTHAPGAALFQIMGAVASIFALGNEQNYAIVINAMSALFSALTILFLFWTITHFLRRLLQKDFEEINKSQQISILFAGVIGALCFTFSDTFWFSAVEGEVYSMASMFIALLVWLITKWENEYKAPDNERWIILIFFIIGLSVGVHMMCMLSIPAVCLVYYARNYQFSWKSFAAANVITLIILAFVFKLIFPLVMTLFGKLEIFFVNGLGLPFHSGTVVAFVLMIILSYFIIKYTRKAKRKLYQVIALSLVFMMIGFSCWMVIPIRANANPPMNLNDPDTAIGMRDYYNRVQYGDWPTIYGQNYTAFLDAKGIEKNEDGSYKTEKTGDIYEKDEKSGRYIKTGDRFNYVFSKSQISFMPRMFNEDKDVMGNYVAMYGAPDFTFNDANEEVADNPQAKQIYNELRAKYEDDSITAADYLKVKPYDLINVQKPSLAQNMDYFITFQNGYYFVRYLMWNFVGRQNDLQGYMDNTRGNWISGFSFIDNTLWGNQDQMPAQFNNESTVKFFFLPLILGLIGFFFQLNKDFGRFYALLSLFILTSVGIVFYTGVKPFEVRERDYAMVGSFYAFAIWIGLGAGAVLCFFQSKIKSVVSNSILGVVLLGIPFMMGFQNYTSHDRSKKSAARDYAYSFLRSLPKNDIIFIYGDNDTFPVWAIQETEQFRSDVKTVNFTLLAMPWSIDQVKRRTYNAMGIPGQLTHEDYRDSINDQVYLMKKEDWEGLFAMLKEQGAPETAFQEFRKFLTQDSLTMKEAIDFIKLKSPEKDELLKMYFGEEKYEGFNILPVNKFTLPVNKENAIKSGIINPADLSKAVDQITITYKGNTLFKNNLMMLDLLANFDWKRPISFSSGGMYEGENIFYLDEYLQFDGFSYRLVPIHTPQAPDGDKGRVDANGLYQVVKNFRWGNFKDLGIYYDETATSNILSYRVSVSRAVSALVASGQKAKALELLDLVSKEIPVEKYNDPRSLSSIVTGYIVAGQEEKGLKLAETLKKKIFEEYDYYAKLSPSFQRAARKQMRPKPMEYALVVAAVTDAYKTLNQHQKAYAYLLKSVEPIDRKFNIFIKGLHQMGKEKAIKESENVQQIAPFYQYLFDVMEPFDSTYSKKKENQITTAIIKATQ, encoded by the coding sequence ATGAAAAACTGGTCTTTTAAAAAATGGAACACCGTATTGGGTTGGTTCCTTTTTGCTATTGCATTAATTACTTATCTCTCTACCATTGAGCATTCTCTGAGCTTTTGGGATTGTGGGGAATATATTTCATCAGCTGTAAAGCTTGAAGTAACACATGCTCCGGGGGCAGCTTTGTTCCAGATTATGGGAGCCGTGGCCAGTATTTTTGCATTGGGAAACGAACAGAATTATGCGATTGTTATCAATGCCATGTCAGCGTTATTCAGTGCATTGACGATTCTGTTTTTGTTTTGGACGATTACCCACTTTTTAAGAAGACTTTTACAAAAAGATTTTGAAGAAATAAACAAATCCCAACAGATCTCAATTCTATTCGCCGGGGTGATTGGAGCCTTGTGTTTTACTTTTTCAGACACATTCTGGTTTTCAGCAGTAGAAGGAGAGGTTTATTCTATGGCATCTATGTTTATTGCTTTGTTGGTGTGGCTCATTACCAAATGGGAAAACGAGTATAAAGCACCGGATAATGAACGGTGGATCATCCTGATTTTCTTTATTATCGGACTTTCCGTAGGGGTACATATGATGTGTATGCTGTCCATTCCGGCGGTGTGCCTGGTATATTATGCGAGAAATTATCAGTTTTCCTGGAAGAGTTTTGCCGCTGCTAATGTAATTACTCTGATCATTTTAGCATTTGTATTTAAACTTATTTTTCCTCTCGTTATGACCCTGTTTGGGAAACTGGAAATTTTCTTTGTCAACGGGCTTGGGCTTCCTTTCCATTCGGGGACCGTTGTTGCCTTTGTCTTAATGATTATACTAAGCTACTTCATCATTAAGTATACAAGAAAAGCAAAACGGAAGCTCTATCAGGTGATTGCTTTATCTCTCGTGTTTATGATGATTGGTTTTTCATGCTGGATGGTAATTCCGATCAGAGCCAATGCCAATCCTCCGATGAATCTTAATGATCCTGATACGGCAATCGGGATGAGAGATTATTACAACAGAGTTCAGTATGGAGACTGGCCAACTATCTACGGCCAAAATTACACCGCTTTTCTCGATGCGAAAGGAATTGAAAAAAATGAAGACGGAAGCTATAAAACAGAGAAAACCGGTGATATTTATGAGAAAGATGAGAAGAGCGGAAGGTATATAAAAACCGGAGACCGTTTCAATTATGTGTTTAGCAAATCTCAGATCAGTTTTATGCCCAGGATGTTCAATGAGGACAAAGACGTTATGGGTAATTATGTGGCAATGTATGGAGCGCCTGATTTCACATTTAATGATGCGAATGAAGAGGTGGCAGATAACCCGCAGGCAAAGCAGATTTATAATGAATTGAGGGCGAAATATGAAGACGATTCTATTACCGCTGCAGATTATCTCAAAGTAAAGCCTTATGATCTCATCAATGTGCAAAAACCATCTCTTGCCCAGAATATGGATTATTTTATCACATTCCAAAATGGCTACTACTTTGTAAGATATCTGATGTGGAACTTTGTTGGGAGACAGAATGATCTTCAGGGGTATATGGATAATACCCGTGGCAACTGGATTTCAGGATTTTCTTTCATTGATAATACATTGTGGGGAAATCAGGATCAAATGCCGGCCCAATTCAACAATGAAAGTACCGTAAAATTCTTCTTCCTTCCATTGATTTTAGGTTTGATTGGTTTCTTTTTCCAGTTAAATAAAGATTTTGGCCGTTTCTACGCACTTCTTTCATTATTCATTCTGACCAGCGTAGGAATTGTTTTTTACACAGGAGTGAAGCCATTTGAAGTGAGAGAAAGAGATTATGCAATGGTCGGCTCATTCTATGCTTTCGCCATTTGGATCGGATTAGGAGCCGGAGCTGTACTATGTTTTTTTCAATCTAAAATAAAGTCAGTTGTCAGCAATAGTATACTGGGAGTTGTATTGCTGGGTATTCCTTTCATGATGGGCTTTCAAAACTATACGTCTCATGATCGTAGTAAAAAGTCTGCAGCAAGGGATTATGCCTATTCATTCCTGAGATCTCTGCCTAAAAATGATATTATTTTCATTTATGGAGATAACGATACTTTTCCGGTCTGGGCGATTCAGGAAACGGAACAATTCAGGAGTGATGTTAAAACGGTTAATTTTACATTATTGGCCATGCCATGGAGTATTGATCAGGTAAAAAGAAGAACGTACAATGCGATGGGAATTCCGGGTCAGTTAACCCATGAAGACTACCGAGATAGCATCAATGACCAGGTATATCTGATGAAGAAAGAAGATTGGGAAGGGCTTTTTGCTATGTTGAAAGAGCAGGGTGCTCCTGAAACAGCTTTTCAGGAATTCAGAAAATTTCTTACCCAGGATTCATTAACCATGAAGGAAGCGATTGATTTTATTAAATTAAAATCTCCTGAAAAAGACGAACTTCTGAAAATGTATTTCGGGGAAGAAAAGTACGAAGGGTTTAATATTCTTCCGGTTAACAAATTTACTCTTCCGGTTAACAAAGAAAATGCCATAAAGTCGGGAATCATCAATCCTGCAGACCTTTCAAAGGCTGTAGATCAGATTACCATTACCTACAAAGGCAATACGCTTTTCAAAAATAACCTGATGATGCTTGATTTGCTGGCAAATTTTGATTGGAAACGCCCTATTAGCTTCTCCTCAGGAGGAATGTATGAAGGTGAAAATATCTTTTATCTGGATGAATATCTTCAGTTTGACGGTTTCAGCTACAGGCTGGTTCCTATTCACACGCCTCAGGCTCCGGATGGTGATAAAGGCAGGGTAGATGCAAATGGTCTATATCAGGTAGTGAAAAATTTCAGATGGGGGAATTTTAAAGATCTCGGTATTTATTATGATGAAACAGCGACTTCAAATATTTTGAGTTACAGAGTTTCGGTAAGCAGAGCTGTTTCGGCACTTGTGGCAAGTGGGCAAAAAGCGAAAGCACTGGAATTGCTGGATCTTGTTTCTAAAGAAATTCCTGTTGAAAAGTACAATGATCCACGGTCATTGAGTTCGATTGTTACCGGATATATTGTAGCAGGACAGGAAGAAAAAGGATTGAAACTGGCAGAAACACTTAAAAAGAAAATATTTGAAGAATATGATTATTATGCAAAACTTTCACCTTCTTTTCAACGGGCAGCACGCAAGCAGATGAGGCCAAAACCTATGGAATACGCTCTTGTGGTAGCAGCGGTTACAGATGCTTACAAAACACTGAACCAACATCAAAAAGCATATGCTTATCTCCTTAAATCTGTTGAGCCGATTGATCGGAAATTCAATATTTTTATAAAAGGACTTCACCAGATGGGTAAGGAAAAAGCAATAAAAGAGTCTGAAAATGTACAACAGATTGCCCCTTTTTACCAGTATCTGTTTGATGTAATGGAACCTTTTGATTCTACCTATTCTAAAAAGAAAGAAAATCAGATCACTACTGCCATAATAAAAGCGACACAATAA
- a CDS encoding c-type cytochrome: MKIRCIHTIIILSSSVILWSCSNKNETTPIPIPVPVTEQSTQAPAEIPAPVVSANTSGNEGLQLIEGADCLACHKIDAKLIGPSYQEVAKKYTDADIDQLAQKIIEGGKGNWGDIPMTPHEGLSKDHAKQMVKYILSLK, from the coding sequence ATGAAAATACGATGTATACATACTATTATCATTCTGAGTTCTTCAGTAATCCTATGGTCTTGTTCCAACAAAAATGAAACAACGCCAATCCCTATACCGGTGCCCGTCACAGAACAATCAACTCAAGCGCCTGCAGAAATCCCCGCTCCTGTTGTTTCTGCTAACACTTCCGGTAATGAAGGATTACAACTGATTGAAGGAGCCGACTGTCTTGCCTGCCATAAGATAGATGCAAAACTCATCGGACCTTCTTATCAGGAAGTTGCTAAAAAATATACCGATGCAGATATTGACCAGCTGGCTCAGAAAATTATTGAAGGCGGAAAAGGAAATTGGGGAGACATCCCGATGACCCCTCATGAAGGACTTAGTAAAGACCATGCAAAACAAATGGTTAAGTATATTCTTTCCCTAAAATAA
- a CDS encoding RidA family protein: MEKRTVNPWKWQEERSYSQAVEVKNAESTLYCSGQAAIDPDGTSSDKDMKSQLEQAIANLEEVITFAGYQCSGIVRLNIYTTSTRELWPHFPILQEWITRHQIEQAVTMLEVTGLFETLTVELEATVVK; encoded by the coding sequence ATGGAAAAAAGAACAGTAAATCCGTGGAAATGGCAGGAAGAGCGAAGCTATTCCCAGGCTGTAGAAGTGAAAAATGCAGAAAGTACTTTGTACTGCTCAGGTCAGGCAGCCATCGATCCTGACGGAACATCCAGTGATAAGGATATGAAATCGCAGCTGGAACAGGCAATTGCCAACCTGGAAGAGGTTATTACTTTTGCAGGCTACCAATGCAGCGGAATAGTAAGGTTAAATATCTATACCACTTCTACCCGGGAGCTTTGGCCTCATTTTCCGATTCTCCAGGAGTGGATTACCAGACATCAGATTGAGCAGGCAGTTACGATGCTTGAAGTAACCGGCTTATTTGAAACCCTCACTGTAGAACTGGAAGCAACAGTAGTTAAATAA
- a CDS encoding helix-turn-helix domain-containing protein — MGLIAALPDIDKHDKSVFVMHEKSEKLIPFHKHTKGQLSYVEGGIAYITINNRTYVVPARHFFWIPQGMEHILEIGHSATVLRSLYFYAYDDETDPFYGKLGIYPASELLIQMIKYTEIWDEKHVTAKDENFEFLMALKKILPKTHKQPLPIILPSTHNKQMMKIVSHLEQNIGEKHTLTNVSTRFGLSERSMSRLFKADMDISFLQYLKTLRIIKAIELLLNTDKPINEIADDVGYSSISAFSDTFHEFTQSRPSDLRKSNKAF; from the coding sequence ATGGGATTAATTGCTGCACTTCCGGATATCGACAAACATGATAAAAGTGTATTTGTAATGCACGAGAAATCAGAAAAACTGATTCCTTTTCATAAGCATACCAAAGGCCAGCTGAGTTATGTAGAAGGCGGTATCGCTTATATTACCATCAATAACAGAACCTATGTGGTACCCGCCAGACACTTTTTCTGGATTCCTCAGGGGATGGAGCATATTTTAGAAATAGGACATTCTGCAACCGTTTTACGGTCCCTTTATTTTTACGCGTACGATGATGAAACCGATCCCTTTTATGGTAAACTCGGAATTTACCCGGCTTCAGAATTATTGATTCAAATGATCAAGTACACCGAAATATGGGATGAAAAGCATGTGACTGCCAAAGATGAAAATTTTGAATTTTTAATGGCTTTAAAAAAAATACTGCCTAAAACACACAAACAACCTCTCCCGATTATTCTTCCGTCTACCCATAACAAACAGATGATGAAAATAGTATCTCATTTGGAACAGAATATTGGTGAAAAACATACGCTGACAAATGTAAGCACCAGATTCGGCCTGAGTGAGCGGTCTATGTCACGGCTATTCAAGGCTGATATGGATATTTCTTTTCTTCAATATCTGAAAACATTGAGAATTATTAAAGCCATCGAACTTTTGTTAAATACCGATAAACCGATCAATGAAATAGCAGACGATGTAGGCTATAGCTCGATCAGTGCCTTCAGTGATACATTTCACGAATTTACTCAATCCAGACCCTCTGATCTTAGAAAAAGTAATAAAGCTTTTTAA
- a CDS encoding Crp/Fnr family transcriptional regulator yields the protein MNQLRTHIEKIIPLDDDEFELISSHFTYKKYKKHQFLIQEGESVEYNYFVLKGLLKLVYTDEDGKEHIVGFAMEDWWETDFSAYYLKKKATMSLECMEDTEVLCLKLEDYRKLCAAFPKLEHFFLEKAYMGFISAQQRIISTMTTGIKERYEQLLEKHPSLIQRVPKSLLAAYLGVSRETLSRLSL from the coding sequence ATGATGAATTTGAATTAATATCATCACATTTCACCTATAAAAAATATAAAAAGCATCAGTTTTTAATACAGGAAGGAGAATCGGTAGAATACAATTATTTTGTATTGAAAGGTCTTTTGAAGCTGGTCTATACTGATGAAGACGGAAAAGAACATATTGTCGGCTTTGCAATGGAAGACTGGTGGGAAACCGATTTTTCAGCTTATTACCTAAAGAAAAAAGCGACCATGTCTCTGGAATGTATGGAGGATACAGAGGTATTATGTCTTAAGCTGGAAGATTACCGGAAATTATGCGCTGCATTTCCCAAACTGGAACATTTCTTTCTTGAAAAAGCATATATGGGATTTATTTCGGCTCAGCAACGCATTATATCAACAATGACAACAGGAATAAAAGAAAGATATGAACAGCTTTTGGAAAAACATCCTTCTCTAATACAAAGAGTACCAAAATCACTTCTTGCAGCTTATTTAGGGGTTTCCCGGGAAACTTTAAGCAGGCTTTCGTTGTAA